A single window of Phycisphaerae bacterium DNA harbors:
- a CDS encoding phosphopantetheine-binding protein has product MKLDAREQLRQHLFGTLMPTAREVWPADDADLYAHGLDSLRLMQLLVYIEQKLGVNLPDHEVTPERVSSIASIVEWVGQHQRC; this is encoded by the coding sequence ATGAAACTGGACGCGCGCGAACAACTTCGGCAGCATCTCTTCGGCACATTGATGCCCACGGCCCGCGAGGTCTGGCCGGCGGATGACGCCGATCTCTATGCGCACGGGCTGGACTCGCTGCGCCTGATGCAGCTTCTGGTCTACATCGAGCAAAAACTCGGCGTGAATCTGCCGGACCACGAAGTCACGCCCGAGCGCGTCTCGTCCATTGCGTCCATCGTCGAGTGGGTCGGTCAGCATCAGCGGTGTTAG